TAATAAGAGACTGGAATGAAAAATGTATCTAATATGTTACTTGACAACCTTTTTATACTGAAACCAATTAGAATTATTAGTGGAGGCAAAAAGGTGACaggaccacacagccacacatCTGACCCCCTGCAGCCCAGCTGGTACTTATAATCGTTAtcacagacagaccagagactTTATTAGGCAGAACATCCTGGTGATGATGTCTGTGATAAAGAGAAAACATGAGAAAATATGTGAGAATTATAAATAGATGGACAGTAGGAGGGCTCAGACACCCAGAGAGGGGCTAAGAGAGAAGATTATGCAAGTCCTGCAGGCGAAGATCAGATAAAAGTGACAGAAGAGTCAGAGAGGGGGGGttgggaagggggagagagagtggagagcgagaggagatctagactcagagagaaagagaggaaatgaGTGTCACAATGAGTGTCTCAGTGACTGGACTATGGTAATGAGAGAAGAGATGGTGCTCATCTGCCTGCAGAATTGAGTTTGACAGACTCACGCTGGCACAGCTGCAGACAAGAGAGGCTGATTTGGGTATCGGATGGGTAAGACCTTCGCACCTCATCCATCAATCCTGCATTCTGTATCATTCCACAAAGTGACTTTCATATGAAGAACCATGCCCGACTGATTGTGTAAGGTAAGTGTGATTAACTCAGGAATAATCATGTTGGCACTAGGCATGCAATTGCTTAATAAAATATTCAAAACATTGGTTCAATTACTTACATTGGTTCAATTATTTTAATTAGCTATGCCACAATTAGGTTCTAATTGATTATGTCATCTCATCAATCAAAATAGGGGTGGGGGGgttactaagctaacatatggaattgttttaagatggttatactatggatcatttagctatttgatttagaattgtagaaagtatatataaaatatatataaaaaatgatttgataaaatattgaatttggcctttactactatagctcatagaaacgcattgaataacacattcaaaaATGAAAGAAAAGAGAGTAAAAAGATAAATCATAAGAAATatggttttgaagtgtctgtcttatatctaggagatatctgtttttttggacacatatttaatcccttatttttgttggcacaaaactacctccatacttccatgaATTTGTATGGAagagtctcctctttccacaGTGaagtcatattagtttgtagcccaaacggttcagaagctacaGACGGTTTCGTGAGAAGACCCCTTTtagggatgtctcctggtctgacaaacagcgctgtagctctgccactttccactgcagatgcggaaggaCAACattggcggatgtggtggattgagacatgCAAAATAACAGATATTTCTACCTTAAATGTAAGGATTTTTATgtggatttttgtattatgttaattagataGTGTATttctaaatatactgctcaaaaaaataaagggaacacttaaacaacacatcctagatctgaatgaaagaaataatcttattaaatacttttttctttacatagttgaatgtgctgacaacaaaatcacaccaaaataatcaatggaaatccaatttatcaacccatggaggtctggatttggagtcacactcaaatttaaagtggaaaaccacactacaggctgatccaactttgatgtaatgtccttaaaacaagtaaaaatgaggctcagtagtgtgtgtggcctccacgtgcctgtatgacctccctacaatgcctgggcatgctcctgatgaggtggtggatggtctcctgagggatctcctcccagacctggactaaagcatccgccaactcctggacagtctgtggtgcaacgtggggttggtggatggagcgagacatgatgtcccagaagtgctcaattggattcaggtctggggaacgggcgggccagtccatagcatcaatgccttcctcttgcaggaactgctgacacactccagccacatgaggtctagcattgtcttgcattaggaggaacccagggccaaccgcaccagcatatggtctcacaaggggtctgaggatctcatctcggtacctaatggcagtcaggctacctctggcgagcacatggagggctgtgcggccccccaaagaaatgccaccccacaccatgactgacccaccgccaaaccggtcatgctggaggatgttgcaggcagcagaacattctccacggtgtctccagactctgtcacgtctgtcacgtgctcagtgtgaacctggtttcatctgtgaagagcacagggcgccagtgtcgaatttgccaatcttggtgttctctggcaaatgccaaacgtcctgcacggtgttgagctgtaagcacaacccccacctgtggacgtcgggccctcataccaccctcatggagtctgtttctgaccgtttgagcagacacatgcacatttgtggcctgctggaggtcattttgcagggctctggcagtgcttctcctgctcctccttgcacaaaggcggagttagcggtcctgctgctgggctgttgccctcctacggcctcctccacgtctcctgatgtactggcctgtctcctggtagcgcctcgatgctctggacactacgctgacagacacagcaaaccttcttgccacagctcgcattgatgtgccatcctggatgagctgcactacctgagccacttgtgtgggttgtagactccgtctcatgctaccactagaatgaaagcaccgccagcattcaaaagtgaccaaaacatcagccaggaagcataggaactgagaagtggtctgtggtccccacctgcagaaccactcctttattgggggtgtcttgctaattgcctataatttccacctgttgtctattccatttgcacaacagcatgtgaaatttattgtcaatcagtgttgcttcctaagtggacagtttgatttcacagaagtgtgattgacttggacttacattgtgttgtttaagtgttcccttaattttttggcTAGTgtacattccaatattcaactacttatattttcaaataaaaaatatcaaaataGTTACTTCAAAATGTCTTTGAAAGTAAGTGAAATACCCTAAATAATATTTGAACCCCCATCTGTTTCATATGTATTTTAGCTTGTATAGCTCTTCTCAAGTTTGTGAGGGGAGGAGATGTGTTTGCAGTTGTTATAGCATGTTTGCATCTGCAGTTAGTTTTGATAGGGAGCACTTGTGTTCTGTGATTCAAACAGGAGCACAACGCAGTAAGGAGAATCAAGGGGAAATGTAATGTATTCACTTCAGATGACATGACGACTAATGGCTCGTCTTAGGTCATTGTCACTGCCCTGCCTCTACTAACATGAAGCCTGTGGTCTTATAATCAGGGAGGTTCTTTGTCAGTTTTACTTACTCTCTCAAGTTGAAATGTGCAGCTTTATATTCGCCTTGGTTCCTCCATGAATATACCTTCATTGGCAAGGAAGCCTCTtaaagaaggggagaggggagtgacagagagggtGCAAAAAACTGCAGCAGATAGAAAGAAGGATAAAGGAGTACAGTGAAAAAAAAGCTATCCAGCAAGTTTACAAAGCTACTGATTATTCCCATGCCCACCTGGAGATGTAATTTTGCTGTATTGTGCCAGGTGTAATTTTATCCCAGCAGAAGGAAGGAAAGGTAAGGATGGATGGTTGTAATTTGCTGTTTGAAAAGAGCTGGCTCATGAGTGTGAAACATCATTATCCTCTGTCAGGCAAGCATGGCTGAAGTTGATTGGGCAGCTATACTAGCAGACTGTAGAGGAAATGAATGAAGACTTGAGTGCTGGCCATGTTCAGTGATGAGATCAGTAATTTTCTCATTCAAGTGTTGACTACGGGCACAGAGCAATAACCCTGCATATATTTTCTGTTCTGAGCTGCTCAGAAGTGCCCTGTAAGCAATCTGtttttcactctctttctttaACCCGTTGAGACCCAAGCAtatatccaaataaaataaaaatatatgcaaattattgCCCTTCAGAAATACTTTTAATAGGCCTCTGataatgaaaataatgtatttaagTTTGTAGAACAATTTTCTGGAAACGTTGCAAAAATGCAACATTGGGCTTCAAAGGTATGTGTATTAACACAATTGTGAAATAATATTAAACGGAAACAATCTCTCTAACTTGTCTATCAATTAATTAATGTGACCCGATGCTCCCTGCAAGAGACTAGGTTGTGCAGGAAAGGACTACCATTACTCAAGGACTAAGCATACACAAAGCAAGGACTGAAAACAACCTCCACAAACCAGTCTGTTGGCCTGTAACTATTCAGCAAAAGCAGCTGTCACAAAAATCTGCCCCAAAAAATCATCCTTGGTTATTAGGTTTACCCATTCAATTGTTGGGAGCATACAGTATTTAGAGTGTGCgactttctgtctttcttttttaTCAGCCAAACCACGTAACTAGTACTCAGTTCTGTGATGATGAGTAATCATCACCCATTCACACGGCTATCTGCTCCCAGGGTGCCCCATGGGTCTTGTTATGTGTCATTTCTGTCATGACAAATACAGAAGCTGTGCTCTTGGAGGACCTTGGAAAAAGGGATATGTATGCCTGGAGAGTGCAGAGTGACACTAAGGCAGAGATTTGAGGGGAGGCTTGAAGTTATCGGGTTcgatgtgtgtgcgtgcatgcctgGTGTGTGTAACCATGCATACATAgtgcattcaaatcaaatcaaatgttatttgtcacatacacatggttaacagatgttaatgtgagtgtagcgaaatgcttgtgcttctagttccgacagtgcagtaatatctaacaagtaatctaacaattccccaacaactacctaatacacacaaatctaaaaggggtgaatgagaatatgtatatataagtatatggatgagcgatggccgagaggcataggcaaggtgcaaaagatggtataaaatacagtatatacatgtgtcgtgtctttggctatgccggattaagtgatatgacatgctaacctataaaattctttctctgtaattaatattacctgattaagctaatcatgtaaatgtaattaactagaaagtcggggcaccacggaagaacgtttatagagctgttatcttccgaataaactcttaaaatacttagtaatattttacatcgatagcagtcaatattaacccttatcttattttcagtctcataatgaaagttgtaaattcttggctatcttcacgaaccctggctaacaagttcaATCagtaatacaaaattgggttgaattatttatttactaaatacctaaactaatcacacagaattacaaatacacagaatacaaatgatgtcatacagaaaacgtcccggtggacggaacctgtatgatggctggttacacaaaggaaagggggttgggcttgaatgaaagagcgggaagacttaggaaccacaaacagcagctatgctatcgtaaatacattatcttatgcattctaaattaccgcccatttggaaaaggaaaatgcaataaatatttactctgagctgcgcttcggtagattggtcgtagatgttggccgggttggccaacagatcttcctgtcctcggaagaatgtctctggtggtaaattggatacgtggtggtatcttcgtctgtttgttagactggatccgtcgtccgtgctttcctagcccacgtctacagcggccgctgctaactcaacggctaggaagtatcacttctgtagtgaataagctcaaagttcataccattcgccaccaaagctcacgccgaggttggcttagttctgtacttgacgtgtgtccttctaacgtagaggctgcagacctcacgtactggaacatgtggttatcttttcgtcaaaggcttatatagtggagagggggaaggatgtgtttcatcgtttataacccctgtctcttcacaggggtgggccactgatcaagcagggcactttccttatgaaaacccaattctctcatttggaagctaaaattacatttaatctcctaacaaacaatttcaatatcaatcatttcaattgcataacaattccatgtgactctgataactagagggtgtatactttcccaggtacagtttatgtcgtcctgtcatcagtcataatgtctcagatgacaaccgaactgacatccatactcattacgttccaaagcatatttccaactggttttattaccaaaatatggttcctttccccatttgtttgatgttcccagactctatatttaacaggacagcagtccttcaggacagcagtccttcagtagggtcagaaagagaggggaagggagaaaggtatttatgggggggtcataaaccttacccacaggccaacgtcatgacacgtgatatgagtaatgtaagatatgtaaacattattaatgtgGCATTATTaagtggcattgtataaagtgactagtgatccatttattaaagtggccagtgattgagTCTCAATGTAGACAGCAGCCTCTTTGAGtaagtgattgctgtttagcagtctcatggccttgagatagaagttgttttacAGTCTCtcgtctcagctttgatgcacctgtactgacctcaccttctggatggtagcggtgtgaacaagcagtggctcgggtggttgatgtccatgatgatcttttggcctttctgtgacatcaggtgctgtaggtgtcatggagggcagatagtttgcccctggtgatgcgttgtgcagaccgcaccaccctctggagagcgttgcagttgagggcggtgcagttgccatacctggctgagatacagcccgacaggatgctcttgattgtgcatctgtaaaagtttgtcagggttttgggtgacaagccacatttcttcagcctcctgaggttgaagaggcgcagttgtgccttcttcaccacactgtctgtgtgggtggacattTTCAGTGTGTcattgatgtgtacgccgaggaacttaaaactttacaccttctccactgctgtcccttcgatgtggatagtgtggtgcaccctctgctgtttcctgaagtccatgatcatcttctttgttttgttgacgttgagtgagaggttgttttcctgacaccaccctccgagtgccctcacctcctccctgtaggctgtctcatcgttgttggtaatcaagcccactactgttgtgtcgtctgcaaacgtgatgattgacttggaggtgtgcatggccatgcagtcgtgggtgaacagggagtacaagagggggctgagcacgcacccttgtggggccccagtgttgagggtcagcgaagtggagatgggggcggcccgtcagaaagtccaggactccgtagtccacctgtggtaaatttaattgattgtacattatttgtaaaggcacacacctgtctatataaggtcccacagttgacagtgcatgttagagcaaaaaccaaaccacgaggttgaaggaactgtccgtagagctctgagacaggattgtgttgaggcacagatctggggaagtatACCAAAAAACGCCtgccgcattgaaggtccccaagaagacagtggcctccatcatccttaaatggaagaagtttggaaccaccaagactcttcctagagctggccagctggacaaactgagcaatcgggagagaggggcatcgggacaagtctctagccagtgcccggacttgaacccaatcaaacatctctggaaaataactgtgcagcgatgttccccatccaaactgacagagcttgagagcatctgcagaaaagaatgagagaaactcccaaaatacaggtgtgccaagcttgtagcgtcatacccaagaagacttgaggctgtaatcgctgccaaaggtgcttcaacaaagtactgagtaaagggtttgaattcttatgtaaatatgatatgtccattttttatttataataaattagcaaaaaattcaaaaaacctgttcttgctttgtcattttggggtattgtgtgtacaaaaaagatgagggggaaaaatgtaatcaattttagaataaggctgtaacataacaaattgtggtctgagtactttccgaaggcactgtaagtgtttGGATATGGTTCCTGAAAGGGCACAGAGGCAAAGAAAGAGCCAGGCAAATTCCCATTAGTCTCATTACAGACTTTTCAGTGCAATCAGGGTCTGTTCTAATGCAAAATCCTCAAGAGTCTTACACAGACCACCTGTCACTATTATAATCACTCAATGTGCCTCCTCAAAGTGAAGCATACAATGCTTGTAATCACACAGGTGCACTTGAGATATCTAGGAGTTTTGTTAAATTAAATTAGTACTAAGTTGTAGTCATGCAGAAAATTAATTTCCCTTCGGAGAGACATTTCATTTTGACAATTCAACATAATTTATTTTTAACTGTTCAATGGCCTTATGTAAGTATGACTCTCAGATTCTCAAATTGTCTCTATTAAAGTCACGACAGTACTCATCCCTGTCCCATTACAACTGATTACACaatctggtctcagagcatttcgtataaTTCTGCACGTAAATCcatgacactccatttagtatatgtTAAGTTTCATATGGTAGCATTAATTTGttgatgtccatcacccatttcgtatgatatgttacgaattacaattcgtattatgtCACAAATTTGCAAAAGGGACAATGTTATGACTTTGCtaaaagtatgatatgttatgaattctagctaggtggctaacgttagctaggttaggggttaggggtagggttaagtttaggagttaggttaaagggttaaggttagggttaggggaagggttagctaaaaggacTATGGTTAGGGGcatggttagctaacatgctaagtagttgcaaagtaggtaaaaagtagtaagtagttgaaaagttactaattagctaaaatgctaaagttgtccgtgatgagattcaaactcgcaacctttgggttgctagacatttgcgTTATACACGCACTCATCCACCCCAACTTAAGTAATCATCTGTCTTATGTacccataccaaacgtaacatgtgATACAAATTTGTGTGCCCTGGATTTACatgtactatgttacgtctagtctatgagaccaggctggattACATAGATCTAATACGCAAGTACTGTTTGCTTATAAACGTTTGAACCAATCTTCGACTTAATATCTCTCATTCTTTGCAGATGGCATTGAAGCTGAATACTCCTTGCTCCTCTATGACATCATGGCTACAgtctctgccctctcctctccctctgtcctctaccacctCCCAGAGCTCAACTTCTCCTCCTGCCCCTGTCCATCCATCCAGACCCTGAATGCCACCACACTGCCACCCCCCATCAACCCTCCTTCCTTTGGATTGTCCTGTTTCACCATGACCCTGGGTGGCCTTTCCAACCTAAGCGCCCTGGGCATCCTGGCCAAGTCCTATGTACGCTTCAGACAACGGGCCAAAGCTCCGTTCCTGCTGTTAGTGGGGGCTCTACTGCTAACCGACCTGGCTGGTAATTTGATCCCTGGTGCCTTTGCCCTCCATCTGCACCTGGGTCGGAGTCGGAGGCACAGGGTGGCTGCAGGAATGCGTGACACCACCGAGCCTGCCGGGATGTTCTGCCAACTGTTCGGTGCCAGCTTGGTGTTCTTCGGCCTGTGCCCTCTATTACTGGGCAGTGCCATGGCCGTGGAGCGTTGTATGGGCATTACCCAGCCCCTCCTCCACTCTGCCCTGATCACGGTGGCCCACATGCGTCTGGTTGTCCTCCTGCTGTCCTCCTTGGCCCTGCTGCTGGCCGGGCTCCCCCTGGTGGATGTGGGTAGTTACACAACCCAATTCCCTGGTACCTGGTGCTTTCTGACAGTCCACGGGCCGCTCTCCATGGCTGACGCCAGCCTGGCCCTCACCTTCTCCGGCCTGGGGCTCACGGCGCTCAGCCTCTCCCTGATTTGTAACACCCTGAGCGGGCTGGCACTGCTGCAGGCCAGGCTCAGCTCCCAGGGCATCAGGACAAACACTACAGCAGCACCTGGACGATATGGaagaacctcctcctctcccctacgcTCGCTGGATGTAGAGATGATGGCCCAGTTGACAATGATCACGATGGTGTCCTGTGTGTGCTGGAGCCCGTTTCTAGTGAGTAGCTAGAGCCTCCACTAACATTTGACCTTGTTTTTACTGTAGATGGTTTAACATTGGTAGCCTGCTTATCGTAGACAAGGCTTTTGCTTgtttaaacacagacacacaagtgTTTCTAAAATTAATAGTAGATTACAACATATTCACCTCATTGATTCAGGCCTGTCTCATATACAGTGTGCCTTTCAGTGACCCACAGTGTCTTTTATGTCCCTAACATAGTGGCTTTTCTGTCCACCATCACCagatctccatctctctgctggtGGGTCAGTTCTGCCGCGGCGGGCGAGGCTCCAGCCACACGGTACGTCAGTCAGAGAGGCTGGTTCTGTTGGGCCTCCGCATGGCCACCTGGAACCAGATCCTAGACCCCTGGGTCTACATCCTGCTCAGACGGGCTGTGCTGCGCAGGGTCTTCCGCATCCTCCAGTCAGACTCCAGGTCCACCCCGACACAGAGCAGCTCCTGCACTACAGCCTCACGCAGACAGGGAATTGGACTACACTGACCCATGAACGTGTGTAAAGATATTCCCATTTGTGGATACGCTCTCTGTGATGAACTGAGTGAAGAGAGAACTTAAAACACCAAGTGAAACAGGTTTGAGATGCTGCACATCGAtgcataggcctacagtacaagAATGTGGACATATACTCATAGCAGAAGAGCAGTTGGCAATCATGGGATAGTCAACTCATAAACACATAGAGATGTTTCATTTAGTTTGGTGACCTGTAAACACCTGCAAGCGTATCAGTCTCTAATTTGTACTACTGTATTTGTGTTGAAATGCTTCTAAACAGTGAAGAAGAGGCAAAGCGACAGGGtttactccgcccaaaatctTTCCATGAAAATAAGACCACGAAGTGAGGAATTTTTGAATCGCCAATGAGAGTGtcaaatttggtcaacaaaaaaatttaattgctaatttgctacgtgaggcttatttgatcgaatatacGTTTTGTAATAGTTAGGTTGTTACACGTGGTATTTCGGCAACTTTGAAAAAAGTACTTTATATCAGAGTtatgcctgttgttcacacgctttttctgccctctcattggctagaatggtcccacctgatctcgcctcccGCACCTGCTTTCCATCTTTgtggacatgtatttccattgttagagcggccacttgactatcttgtcaatatagcAGATCGTCTTTGTTGTAACCCACCAGACTGTAATGTTTATGTTTACTTTAAATGGCCGCATGGAATTGCTTCATTGTGATTCAAAATAAATAGCTGCTCCTTCATAAAGTTTCATTTCAACATTTGTAGAACGAATTAGGCTACTGTAGAAGTCAAAACTATTTGACTCATAACGAAAGTATAACCTACCTGAGAGCCTCTGTATGGCAAAGTAGAGAATAGAGCAGGGCTTTTTGCATCACACACATATATCGTTTCAATAGGATATCTGTATACAGTACACAGTATTTGTCTGAATGTGATTTAATATTCTCAATATGTAGCAACACTTGCAGTCATTGGTCAACTGGATGAAGTGAACCTGAAACGGGCGGGTCAAGAGGCGGATTCCCCTTCGTCATCATAACATCGGCCAATGGGATTGAGTCGGTAATTCGATGAGGAGCAAATGGCTGAGTTCACAGAGAAAGGACGATACTATTAGGGCGGTGCTGTTGGTGGTCGTCGCAATGCAATAACATTCAATATGGAGTACATAGTACTGTGCTTCTTATATTTCGGCTACTGCAAATAGATAAGTATCCATTAACTGTCTAGTCATTCCATCATTTAGTGAATCTGTTTCGGAATTCTTTAGAGCGCGTAGGGTATGTATTTGATGCATTGTTACATGACAGGCGTTGTTCTGATAGCAATTTGGTGCGGTGACAGTTAAACTGTCAAACTGTTGTAACATTTAGATACGTATTAATGTAGCAATATTTCAAAAGATAAATGTTATCCTTGCAACGAACTCAACAGCGTGTGGTGGCGATTCTAATTTGTATACAAGCTTGGTAGTGGCTAAAGCGCTATTGAACGTATTGTAGAATACTCGGTTACTAGGTGAAAGGTTAGGGACATCGCTCTCAAATAGTTCGTCGTCGGATCGTGTATGATCATAGGTAAGAGACTAGGCCTACGCTCTGTAGGCAACGCTGTATTATATGATTTGCACGGTGCACTTGAACTAGCCTGCCTAAAACAAATAAATCACGGTTCAAACACCAACTATACAGTATGTAATCCTATAAGGTCGAGGCTACCTCGCATTTAATTTTAATTCATTACACATATTTACATTTTCACTGTTGAAATTAGTCAAGTTAGGTAGTCATTTACAGTCAAGTTAGTCATTTTAATAAGAGAGACTGGTCCTAAAGCACTCTTAGCTCTCTGTCCTCCACTGCCACGTGTTGCACACCCTCTATCCTTACCCCTCTGCCATTACATTTTAACACCATGCTGAaggcctgtctctctccctcacttatCCCACCCTTATAACCCTTTGAaactcctctcctccactgctAGGATGCGCAATGCAGCGAGTGCCTCTTTGTCTCTGG
This genomic stretch from Salmo trutta chromosome 32, fSalTru1.1, whole genome shotgun sequence harbors:
- the LOC115170704 gene encoding prostaglandin E2 receptor EP1 subtype-like, producing the protein MATVSALSSPSVLYHLPELNFSSCPCPSIQTLNATTLPPPINPPSFGLSCFTMTLGGLSNLSALGILAKSYVRFRQRAKAPFLLLVGALLLTDLAGNLIPGAFALHLHLGRSRRHRVAAGMRDTTEPAGMFCQLFGASLVFFGLCPLLLGSAMAVERCMGITQPLLHSALITVAHMRLVVLLLSSLALLLAGLPLVDVGSYTTQFPGTWCFLTVHGPLSMADASLALTFSGLGLTALSLSLICNTLSGLALLQARLSSQGIRTNTTAAPGRYGRTSSSPLRSLDVEMMAQLTMITMVSCVCWSPFLISISLLVGQFCRGGRGSSHTVRQSERLVLLGLRMATWNQILDPWVYILLRRAVLRRVFRILQSDSRSTPTQSSSCTTASRRQGIGLH